In one window of Halococcus saccharolyticus DSM 5350 DNA:
- a CDS encoding ABC transporter substrate-binding protein produces MPNRETSGSNHGSIRRRKFLAKGTAVASAALLAGCSGGDGGGDGGSNNASGGGGATNDSSDTSNSTGGGGATGNASNASNASGGGGGSSDYSGLTIQYWNRFHNNSGEANNAIRQAIGRFEEETGATVNVQYSSGEPGQRWLTLAREGNRPHIMDQVAGQVGPFVELEIIKPFSDYSSLFSDDLIEQTSWFMDNVGSQTYSGFGGNAYEFKFSTESPRLFLARRDHIEEAGLDPEQDFPPTSFQESIELGQTLQEDGPGDFGFQIYGTDSDVTDTCTEDWPIARGGSAGKFLNEDWSDTKIDNDAFKTSYENFVSILTEHELSSPGTVSMSDEDATQALIRGDASMTQVPSATYADLLSNAEQQVMNGNFVFGPAWRGDSGARGMSGGDGITFVNPPDGANQDEWQRAQEAAADLLENYLYFSDDFQARMFSTIGGGPIREDVGPEDIKGAVEDPTGYNQTNIIDAFNTCLQDQDQYFLQAAAPMFGQIQYEIMPGYIQQALQGQMSASEALDQAAQEARNQFFN; encoded by the coding sequence ATGCCAAACCGAGAAACCAGCGGTTCGAACCACGGTTCCATCCGTCGTCGAAAATTCCTCGCGAAAGGTACAGCAGTCGCTAGTGCGGCGCTTTTGGCTGGTTGTAGTGGTGGCGACGGTGGCGGTGATGGTGGCTCGAACAATGCAAGTGGGGGCGGTGGTGCGACTAATGACAGCTCAGACACGAGCAATAGCACCGGGGGCGGCGGTGCTACTGGGAACGCCTCCAACGCAAGCAACGCGAGCGGAGGCGGTGGTGGTAGTAGCGACTACAGCGGCCTCACTATCCAATATTGGAACAGGTTCCACAACAATTCTGGAGAGGCAAATAACGCTATAAGGCAGGCAATCGGTAGGTTCGAAGAAGAAACAGGGGCGACTGTTAACGTCCAGTATTCTTCGGGTGAGCCCGGTCAGCGATGGCTTACCCTTGCAAGGGAGGGGAATCGACCCCATATAATGGATCAGGTCGCTGGACAGGTTGGACCATTTGTTGAGTTAGAGATCATAAAGCCGTTTTCGGACTACAGCAGTCTGTTTAGCGACGATTTGATTGAGCAGACATCGTGGTTCATGGATAACGTTGGAAGCCAGACCTACAGCGGGTTTGGCGGAAACGCCTACGAATTCAAGTTCAGCACCGAGTCGCCGAGGCTATTTCTAGCGCGTCGAGATCACATCGAAGAAGCAGGTCTTGACCCTGAACAGGACTTCCCACCAACAAGCTTCCAAGAGAGCATCGAACTGGGACAGACTCTCCAAGAAGACGGCCCTGGCGACTTCGGCTTCCAGATCTACGGTACGGATAGCGACGTCACAGACACATGTACTGAAGATTGGCCCATCGCACGAGGCGGTAGCGCTGGGAAGTTCCTCAATGAGGATTGGAGTGATACAAAGATCGATAATGATGCCTTCAAGACGTCATACGAGAATTTCGTATCGATTTTGACCGAACACGAACTCTCAAGCCCAGGGACCGTGTCGATGTCTGATGAAGATGCGACACAAGCACTCATCCGTGGCGATGCAAGCATGACCCAGGTTCCGTCAGCTACCTATGCAGACCTACTTTCGAATGCGGAACAGCAGGTGATGAACGGTAACTTCGTCTTCGGTCCTGCTTGGCGGGGTGACTCTGGTGCTAGGGGGATGAGTGGTGGTGACGGGATCACCTTCGTGAATCCGCCTGACGGAGCGAATCAAGACGAGTGGCAGCGGGCACAGGAAGCCGCAGCAGATCTCTTGGAGAATTACTTGTACTTCTCTGACGACTTCCAAGCTCGAATGTTCAGCACCATTGGTGGTGGACCGATTCGGGAAGACGTCGGTCCGGAGGATATCAAAGGTGCCGTTGAGGACCCCACAGGATATAACCAAACCAACATAATTGATGCGTTCAACACCTGCCTTCAGGATCAAGACCAGTACTTCCTCCAGGCAGCGGCACCGATGTTCGGGCAGATCCAGTACGAAATCATGCCGGGATACATCCAGCAAGCGTTGCAGGGACAGATGAGTGCCTCCGAGGCTCTGGATCAGGCGGCACAAGAAGCACGAAATCAGTTCTTCAACTAA
- a CDS encoding carbohydrate ABC transporter permease, with protein MGTLVWGSLVNGIWMTFHQWDFLGESQWVGLDNYRYVLGWDTFWTSLRATVIFGLVTFSQLLIAIIAAVTVSHVRFRNVIRTLFVIPYAIPGLVSGTMWVYILDPQLGPIFPVLIDYGILEETIYWGTNGGTAMAVIMFASTWAYWPLAFIIITASLEGIPEAHYELARVYGASKIQTFFHVTLPQLKGAILVAISLRTIYNLTKVSQPLQITGGGPGFDTSILGILVYRFTQGTRRYGLAMTVGVILVVLTLIVVLPYIRSFERDADTGGMA; from the coding sequence ATGGGAACACTCGTTTGGGGGTCACTAGTCAATGGTATCTGGATGACCTTTCACCAGTGGGACTTCCTCGGAGAGAGCCAATGGGTTGGGTTGGACAACTACCGATACGTTCTCGGATGGGATACGTTCTGGACATCACTACGAGCCACTGTCATCTTCGGACTGGTGACGTTCTCACAACTTCTGATTGCGATAATTGCAGCCGTTACCGTGAGTCATGTGCGATTTCGGAACGTCATCAGGACCCTCTTCGTCATCCCATACGCGATTCCTGGTCTCGTGTCAGGGACGATGTGGGTCTATATTCTTGATCCTCAGCTGGGACCGATATTCCCCGTTTTGATCGATTACGGCATACTAGAAGAGACGATCTACTGGGGAACGAACGGTGGTACTGCGATGGCGGTTATCATGTTCGCCTCTACTTGGGCCTACTGGCCACTTGCCTTCATCATAATCACTGCATCTCTGGAAGGAATTCCGGAAGCACACTACGAACTCGCTAGAGTGTATGGGGCGAGCAAAATCCAGACTTTCTTCCATGTCACTCTCCCACAGCTGAAAGGTGCAATCTTGGTTGCGATCAGTCTTCGAACGATTTACAACCTCACCAAAGTCAGCCAACCGCTTCAGATCACTGGAGGCGGGCCAGGCTTTGACACCTCAATCTTGGGGATCTTAGTATACCGGTTTACCCAGGGAACTCGACGTTACGGTCTCGCGATGACCGTGGGTGTGATCCTGGTCGTTCTGACGTTGATCGTGGTACTACCCTACATCAGGTCGTTTGAACGAGATGCGGATACCGGAGGAATGGCATGA
- a CDS encoding carbohydrate ABC transporter permease yields the protein MRLSVDIFGGERWSMEDTVFQAAVYLVTVALLLLVLVPVLIVISVSFTPASGLFDNPAVWLPETITLRWWTSGFAALQEGLVHSVVISVGTALIAMAVTIPGAYVFGRKEFWGKQFVFYAIVLSLLFPTVVLVVPVTTRWLEWGLYNSYVGLWIAFQIFITPFAIWILRDYFSSLPENLEEAAQVYGCTEFGAFVRVILPIARPALIAVGFLAFLNGWNEFLFANLLTTSDGVQPAIVELYSTLHGGQGESIAWGRLMAQSLIIATPPVILYFFSQRSLGGVFG from the coding sequence ATGAGACTCAGCGTCGACATTTTCGGCGGAGAACGATGGAGTATGGAGGACACAGTTTTTCAAGCGGCAGTTTACCTAGTGACTGTTGCACTGTTGCTCCTCGTACTCGTTCCGGTGTTGATTGTCATTTCCGTTTCGTTCACTCCTGCTTCGGGGCTGTTCGACAATCCTGCAGTCTGGCTCCCGGAAACCATCACTCTGCGCTGGTGGACCTCCGGTTTCGCAGCACTACAAGAGGGGCTCGTGCACAGCGTTGTCATCTCAGTAGGAACGGCTCTCATCGCGATGGCAGTTACCATCCCCGGTGCGTACGTCTTCGGTCGCAAGGAGTTCTGGGGCAAACAGTTCGTCTTCTACGCTATCGTTTTGTCGCTGTTATTCCCGACTGTTGTTCTTGTCGTCCCAGTCACAACCCGATGGCTTGAGTGGGGTCTCTACAATTCGTACGTGGGCCTGTGGATCGCATTCCAGATTTTCATCACTCCCTTCGCGATCTGGATTCTCCGGGACTACTTCAGTAGTCTCCCCGAAAACCTCGAGGAGGCAGCACAGGTGTACGGCTGTACGGAGTTCGGTGCGTTCGTACGGGTCATCCTGCCAATCGCGAGGCCAGCGTTGATCGCAGTCGGCTTTCTGGCCTTCTTGAACGGATGGAACGAGTTCCTTTTCGCGAATCTTCTCACCACAAGTGACGGTGTCCAACCTGCAATCGTAGAACTGTATTCGACCCTGCATGGCGGACAGGGAGAGAGTATCGCTTGGGGGAGGCTGATGGCACAGTCGCTCATAATCGCTACCCCACCAGTGATCCTCTACTTCTTCTCTCAGCGAAGCCTCGGTGGTGTCTTCGGGTAA
- a CDS encoding ABC transporter ATP-binding protein, with protein MAKSVEGAANAEQNKSNRGTEGLSEPVIRVENVRKTFGGGEIVACDDINLEIQKEDFVVLLGPSGCGKTTTLRCLSGLERPDEGHIFIEGVDMTGVKPKDRDLAFVFQSIALFPHKSVRENIRFGLDMSSEMSKSEKNESVEDIAEMLGIENMLDRKPSALSGGQQQRVSLGRAMVMEPAAFLLDEPFSALDANLRKQMQTEVKELQRRLETPMVFVTHDQEEAMAIGDKIVVMNDGHVQQIGSPYAVFNEPANQFVADFIGSPSANLFESRLQQSSDGHTLENDLFSLPIDRELDSTAQSLDTVTFGIRPQYVNVTDTGDALFTGDVTLVEPQGDRDTVYFDVNGHELRTVVPQNTVTAEQNEVNLDIERDKFWIFDRDGKRLL; from the coding sequence ATGGCAAAGAGTGTCGAAGGTGCCGCTAACGCAGAGCAGAACAAATCCAACCGGGGAACGGAGGGATTGTCGGAACCTGTTATCAGGGTGGAGAACGTACGAAAAACGTTCGGTGGTGGCGAGATCGTCGCCTGCGACGATATTAACCTCGAGATCCAGAAAGAAGATTTCGTCGTCCTGCTTGGTCCGTCCGGCTGCGGAAAGACCACAACCCTGCGTTGTCTTTCCGGCTTGGAGAGACCGGACGAAGGACACATATTCATCGAAGGTGTGGACATGACGGGTGTTAAACCCAAAGACAGAGACCTGGCGTTCGTCTTCCAAAGCATTGCGCTCTTTCCACACAAGAGCGTGAGAGAGAACATACGGTTCGGTCTCGACATGTCCTCGGAGATGTCGAAGTCGGAGAAAAACGAAAGTGTCGAGGACATCGCCGAAATGCTCGGGATAGAGAACATGCTGGATCGAAAGCCCAGTGCCCTCTCGGGTGGACAGCAACAGCGTGTAAGTTTGGGGCGAGCGATGGTGATGGAACCCGCGGCCTTTCTCCTCGACGAACCCTTCTCGGCACTCGACGCGAACCTCCGCAAACAGATGCAGACCGAGGTCAAAGAGCTCCAACGCCGTCTCGAGACGCCGATGGTGTTCGTAACCCACGATCAGGAAGAGGCGATGGCCATCGGCGACAAGATCGTCGTAATGAACGATGGACACGTCCAACAAATCGGATCCCCGTATGCGGTGTTCAACGAACCCGCCAATCAGTTCGTGGCCGATTTCATCGGTTCGCCGTCGGCCAACCTGTTCGAGAGCCGACTACAACAGTCGTCCGATGGTCATACGTTGGAGAATGATCTCTTCTCCCTTCCTATCGATAGAGAGCTCGACAGTACTGCACAGAGTCTCGATACCGTTACGTTCGGAATCCGTCCACAGTACGTCAACGTCACCGATACCGGAGACGCGCTGTTCACGGGCGACGTCACTCTAGTTGAGCCCCAGGGTGATCGTGATACCGTTTACTTCGACGTGAATGGTCACGAACTTCGAACTGTTGTCCCACAGAATACCGTTACTGCCGAGCAGAACGAAGTGAACCTAGATATCGAACGGGACAAGTTCTGGATCTTTGACCGGGATGGAAAACGGCTGCTCTGA